The Mesobacillus jeotgali genome window below encodes:
- a CDS encoding manganese catalase family protein — MFYHVKELQYQAKPERPDPVYAKKLQEVIGGQFGEISVAMQYLFQGWNTRGDGKYRDLLMDTGTEELAHIEMLSTMVARLLDGAPVAAQEEAAKDPMMKAILGGMNPQHIIVSGLGAMPADSVGNRWTADYIVASGNLLADFRANLNAESQGRLQVARLYYETTDRGVRDMLSWLLARDTMHQNQWIAAIKELESKENVVVPSTFPKHLEKQEVSYVLFNLSEGDESAAGRWASGTSMDGLGTFQYVQNPVPFGPKPKLKPAPPYIFNTPPAVLRNEQIPPNLM; from the coding sequence ATGTTTTACCATGTAAAAGAGTTACAATATCAAGCAAAGCCAGAACGGCCAGATCCTGTCTATGCTAAGAAACTACAGGAAGTTATAGGTGGACAATTCGGGGAAATCTCTGTTGCTATGCAATATTTATTCCAGGGATGGAATACGCGCGGGGATGGGAAATATCGGGATCTCTTGATGGATACCGGGACAGAAGAACTTGCCCATATTGAAATGCTTTCTACAATGGTCGCCAGACTTTTAGATGGAGCACCTGTTGCCGCACAAGAGGAAGCCGCAAAGGATCCCATGATGAAGGCGATTTTAGGAGGCATGAATCCTCAGCATATCATCGTCTCAGGATTAGGCGCCATGCCGGCTGACAGTGTTGGAAACCGGTGGACAGCAGATTACATCGTCGCGAGCGGCAACCTTCTTGCCGACTTCAGAGCTAACCTGAATGCTGAATCCCAGGGAAGGCTACAGGTTGCAAGACTATATTATGAAACGACAGACCGGGGAGTACGGGATATGCTATCCTGGCTGCTGGCAAGAGACACCATGCACCAAAATCAATGGATTGCCGCTATAAAAGAATTGGAATCAAAGGAAAATGTAGTGGTGCCAAGTACATTCCCGAAACACCTGGAAAAACAGGAAGTTTCCTACGTGCTATTTAACCTTTCAGAGGGAGACGAAAGTGCTGCGGGCAGATGGGCAAGCGGTACTAGCATGGATGGCCTGGGCACATTCCAATATGTTCAAAATCCGGTTCCATTTGGACCGAAGCCAAAGCTTAAACCAGCACCACCTTATATTTTCAATACACCTCCTGCGGTTTTACGCAATGAACAAATACCACCAAACTTGATGTAA
- a CDS encoding NUDIX domain-containing protein translates to MENEKLKIFDEQGAEIGTAPRSEVHKAGHWHETFHCWFTERTGKEILLYFQVRSAVKKDYPGLLDITAAGHILANESAPDGLREVKEELGIDLSLEDLHSLGMIKDSLTSPGFIDNELCHVFLYDQHQPFDNFMLQREEVSGIMLAKLAEFEKLWFGKVQEITVEGFLVSGNNEKKSQSMLVTRSDFVPHEDAYIESVIKAIKYL, encoded by the coding sequence ATGGAAAACGAAAAGCTGAAAATTTTTGACGAACAAGGAGCGGAAATAGGAACAGCACCTAGGTCAGAAGTACATAAAGCAGGTCATTGGCACGAAACATTTCATTGCTGGTTTACAGAGAGGACAGGCAAAGAGATTCTTCTATACTTCCAAGTTCGCAGTGCAGTTAAGAAAGATTATCCCGGTTTGCTGGATATTACGGCAGCAGGGCATATTCTTGCTAATGAAAGTGCTCCTGATGGCTTAAGAGAGGTAAAGGAGGAGCTAGGGATCGACCTGTCTCTGGAAGATTTGCATTCTTTAGGGATGATCAAAGATTCATTGACCAGTCCTGGATTCATTGATAATGAATTATGCCATGTCTTTTTATATGATCAACATCAACCTTTTGATAACTTCATGCTGCAAAGAGAAGAAGTCTCCGGCATCATGCTGGCAAAGCTCGCTGAATTTGAAAAATTATGGTTTGGAAAGGTTCAAGAAATTACAGTTGAAGGTTTCCTGGTAAGTGGGAATAATGAAAAAAAATCGCAAAGCATGCTTGTGACCAGGAGCGATTTTGTTCCCCATGAAGATGCATATATCGAAAGTGTGATTAAGGCGATCAAGTATTTATAG